One region of Etheostoma cragini isolate CJK2018 chromosome 16, CSU_Ecrag_1.0, whole genome shotgun sequence genomic DNA includes:
- the LOC117959198 gene encoding cyclin-dependent kinase 2-associated protein 1 isoform X2, translated as MDAPPQTKTVGSLQSPSAANLATLQSYRPLLSDYGPPSLGFSQGSSGSQVPQNKYAELLAIIEELGKEIRPTYAGSKSAMERLKRGIIHARGLVRECLAETERNARS; from the exons ATGGATGCGCCCCCACAGACAAAGACAG TTGGAAGCCTCCAGTCTCCCTCAGCAGCTAACCTGGCCACGTTGCAGTCCTACAGGCCCCTCCTGAGCGACTATGGCCCTCCATCTCTGGGATTCTCACAG GGCTCCAGTGGCAGCCAAGTGCCTCAGAACAAATATGCAGAGCTGCTGGCCATCATCGAAGAGCTCGGAAAAGAGATCCGGCCCACATACGCTGGAAGTAAGAGTGCAATGGAGAGACTGAAAAGAG GAATAATCCACGCCAGAGGGTTGGTGCGTGAGTGCCTCGCCGAGACCGAGAGAAACGCGAGGTCCTAG
- the LOC117959198 gene encoding cyclin-dependent kinase 2-associated protein 1 isoform X1 gives MSLGMSYKPNVHQHIPGTSGNQVGSLQSPSAANLATLQSYRPLLSDYGPPSLGFSQGSSGSQVPQNKYAELLAIIEELGKEIRPTYAGSKSAMERLKRGIIHARGLVRECLAETERNARS, from the exons atgtCTTTGGGAATGTCTTATAAACCCAATGTCCATCAGCACATTCCGGGAACTTCTGGGAACCAGG TTGGAAGCCTCCAGTCTCCCTCAGCAGCTAACCTGGCCACGTTGCAGTCCTACAGGCCCCTCCTGAGCGACTATGGCCCTCCATCTCTGGGATTCTCACAG GGCTCCAGTGGCAGCCAAGTGCCTCAGAACAAATATGCAGAGCTGCTGGCCATCATCGAAGAGCTCGGAAAAGAGATCCGGCCCACATACGCTGGAAGTAAGAGTGCAATGGAGAGACTGAAAAGAG GAATAATCCACGCCAGAGGGTTGGTGCGTGAGTGCCTCGCCGAGACCGAGAGAAACGCGAGGTCCTAG